The Limosilactobacillus panis DNA segment CAAATCGACAATAACCCCGAGCTAAAGGATTACTACTACAAGATGTGGAGTGCCTACAAGCAGTGGTACAAGGACTACGATGCTAGTCCCAAGATGAAGATTGACCTGGAGAAGTACGATCTGGAAGATCCGGCCAACGTTAAAACCGTCTTAGAAATGATTGATGACCGGCTTAAGACAATCCGTTAATAAATAAAAGGAGCTGGAAAAAGCAGCAGAGCGCTCTCCTGCTTTTTTCAGCTTCATTTTTATTTTACCAAAGCAAAGCGACGAAGGAGGGTAATGGCGCCGGCAGAACCGGCCCCACCCAAAATTGAAAGCCAGGTGATTCGGTGGGGATGATGAGCCCGACTCGCCTTTACCTCATGACTGCTAGCCGGGGCCATTGGCGGTTCCTTAAAAACCGCCGGTCGATGCATAGCGGTCCGCTGCGGTTGATGGTCATACTTGGTAAGTTGGAAGTTACTGATAATTTCGTTGAGTTTCCGGTCATAATGGGGATCGGTTGCATACCTTCCTAAGAGGGCATGGGTCGCTAGCCGGTAGCTTTTCGCAGCCCGTCGGTGAACACCATCGTACAAGGGGTCTTCCAATGTCTGAGCATAATCATGGAGGGACTGGTAATCATTATCATACCAACGGAAGTAATCCTTAATCTCATGCCGGTGTCCTTCTTTATCAAATTCAACGGTTGGTTGCAAAACAGACCGTGTTTGAAACGCGCCCTTGACCCCAAATAAGTTATGGTAGGGCTCCCGAGCCAGGTCACTCGTTCCCCAGTTGCTTTCCAAAGCGGCCTGGGCAATTACGATTGACGGATAGAGGTCAAACTCTGCCCCAATCCGCTGGGCATCCTTGGCAATTCGGGCAATAAAGGCGGCCTGGTCCGGTGAAGGGTGCTTTAAGGGGTATTCACTAGAATCCGGACCACTTTCCGGCAGCTGGTTATCAGCCATCCCCCCATTAGTCGTGACTTCGCCATCGCTGGGTGCCGGCTGGTTCCCGCTGCGAAAGTCTTGGCCCCGTGCAAAGCCCCGCTGGTAGGCAACCGCAGCCACATCGTCCCCACCTGGTTGTGCAGGATGCCCCTGGAGGCCATCACTCACCCCCTGGCGAAAGGCTTGCTCATACACCTGCCCCACTTGCGCAAGGGCTGACAAAAAGGCACTGGCATACTCATCGTCGCGTTGCTTAACCTGGTTTTCGTCGACCAACTGGCGGTTCAAAACGGCTTGTCTAGCATCCAGGTAAGCATCCTCAGAGACGCTTGCGGCCAAGACGCCAGAAGCATTTCCGAAGACGGTTAGTCCCGCCATTAGTCCAATAATAAATTGTCGTTTCATAATATCCTCTCCTCATCGTTATCCTTATTTATTAAATACGGACAATTGATGAGGAGGCACTTTTTTACTAAAAAAAGAGGATTTCGGTGCTTCGCCGAAATCCTCTTTGCACTTTAAATTTTAGTAAATAACCACTGGTTCGTTGATTTCCATGTCGTGGTATGCCGTTCCGGCATCTGCCGGGTGCATGTTTGCACAACCGTGTGAGCCACCAGTCGTCGTCAGGTATTCCGTCTTGGACCAGTTGTTCCGCCAGCTGGCATCGTGGAAGCCACAGCCGGTATCGGTAAATGGTGACCAGTATTGAACTGGACTGCTGTACAGTGATCCATCATCGTTGGAGCCACGCAGAGTAGCTGGTGATTGCTGGTACATGATGTACCAAACACCCTTTGGCGTCCGGTTACCTGGTGTGTTACTCCCCGTTACCACGTCAGCATCAAAGACACACTTGCCATTCTTGTAGAACCATACGTGCTGGTCAGCCAGCGACAGTTCAACATAGGTATTGCCAATACCGTTATTAGCGGTAACACCATAACCAGTCCCCCGCCGGTTATAACCGGTACCGTAAATATCAGCCTTAGCATTAACCATATTCTTGCCATCCGCAAGCGCTTGGGCCAAGGATTGACCGGCACGTTGGTCACTGATCTTCCAACCATAAGAGCCCTTATCAGAAGTGGTAATTTCCTTGCCAGAGTGGGTTCTAAACTTGAACGACTTGCCCAGTGTTGCCTGCTTATCGTTAATCTTGGCAATCTGGCCGTTAACAGCGTGAGTATTAAAGCTGTACTTGCCGTTCTGGTAGGTTGCGCTTGTGATAATGTCGTTAGAGTTCAACTTGTAGATTTCGTTTTCAACCTTGTAGCTAATCTTCTTGTTAACTAAGTCCTTCAACTTCGTCTTTTCGTTTTGAACCGCCTTGCTGTCAGCAGTTAACGGCTGGGTATAGTGGGCGGTTAAACGAACTGTCCCGTTATTCTTCTTATTATCAAACTGCTTCAGCAAGTTCTTAGTATCATACTGGTTCCCCTTCTTCGCAGCAATAGTGCTAATCTTGCCGTTTTCCAGCTTGGCATAAGCGTCAACCGGTGCCTTACGTCCCTTGTTCATCTCTTGAACTGCCGTTTCGACGGCATCACGCATTGCGGCAGTTTGGCTGCTGGAATGTTCTGGTGTAACCAGGACATTTTGTTTCTTGCCACTTGGGAAGAACGTCCGCTGCTTCTTTTGCGCCGCCACAAACTTATCCTTGTCGCTACTAGTAATGCCAGAGCCACTTGCTTGACCGTTGTAAATCAACTTACCATCAAGGTAAACATCATTGGTCCGGTCGGTGGCCTTAACCTTTTGGTAGGCCTCATCCGTGATCATTCCACCAACTGCAACCCCGTTAACCGTTGTGTTACGGTTAAAATGCGTGTGTTGGTGCCACGTCATTATTACACCTAATAGAACAATTACAACAGCAATAATTGCAATAACTAAACGTCTTGCTTTCAATTGCATTTTCAAACTCCCTAAAATTTATTTTCTTTAGTCGAACTAAAGATAACGATCATATTGTACCAGTATTTATGACATTTAGCACACTTCATTTCTTATTTCTGCAATCTTTCTGTAACAAATGTCTTATTTACGTAAACTAATTGCCCTTTTCTTAACATTATTAGGCAAAAACAGGGTTTGGCATCCTTGTACCATCCCCTGCTTTATTTTTTCCTTTATTGGCGATTAAATTTCTAAATAACTATTCTTCTTCACATCAACCTTTTTATTGTTCTTATCCGTCTTAACAACGGTGACATCACAAGGGGCTTCCCGAATAGTATATGCGGCCGTTGAACCAACAATTAGCCGACCAATCATGTTCAAGCCAGTTGCCCCAATCACGATTAGGTCAATGTCATTCTTTCTTGGGTAGTCTTCGGCCAACTCTAACTTAGCGTTACCAACCTTAACCTCAGTAACGACGTCGGTGATACCGGCTGATTCCGCCGTCTTCTTATATTCATCCAATCGCTTTTCCATCGTATCGATTGCTGGTTGGTAAATGCTTCGGTCAACGAGACTGTAACCGTTCGGGCCGCCAGATGGAACCTTTTCACCATTAATTACACTAAGCAAGAACAATTGAGCCTTGTTTAATTTTGCCGTCTCGACCGCCTTGTCAAAAGCCATATCGGCCTGCTTGGAACCGTCAATTCCCACTAAGATCTTTTGATAAGTCATATTGACACCCCCACTTAATTGATACATTTATTTTATCACAAAGTCACAAGTTCACTTAGTCACTTACCAAATTCTTAATGGCTTCCATGTAGATTGCCATCGACTTAATTAGGTCATCGACTGGCTGATATTCGTTTGCCTGGTGCATCGTATTTGGCGTGTTTGGCATCAGGGCCCCAAAGGCAACGCCCCGCTTCATCAGCCGGCCATAGGTTCCACCGCCGACAACCTCTGGCTGGGCGTTCTTATCGCCACTTTGGTTAATATATGCCCGCATCAGCGTCTTAACAATTGGATCATCAGGGTCAACGTAGTGTGGAGCTTGAGCCGGGCCCTGCTTAACGGTAATCCCGAGTGGCGTGGCAACCTTTTCAACTGTTGCTTGTAACTGGTCCGGTGAAATACCCTTAGGAAAGCGGAAGTTCATGTTAATGGTCCCACCATTTTCAAGGTCAAATTTCAAAATTCCGGCATTCATTGTTAACTCACCCATTACGAGATCGGTAAAGGCCCCGTTAAAGCCATCCATCCGGGTGTCAAGATGCAGATATTTACCCAGGAAGTGGATGAAGTTCTTAGCACCCTTTGCAAATTCGTACTGGTCGAGGAAGTTGGCCAGATATGTTCCGGCGTTAATCCCCTTTTCTGGTTCCATCCCGTGAGCAGCCTTACCGATAACTGTGATGGTCAGTTCATCCCCATTTTCTGCAATATTACCGGAAATTGGGTTCTCACCAACAAAGCGGGCAAAGTCATCCCGGATTTGCTGGTTATCGGCAGCCGTAATTACCGCCACCGCCTCACGAGGGACCATGTTGAAACGCAGTCCCGATTTAAAACTCTTCAGTTGGTAGGCCCCATCGTTACTAGCTGGCACAGACAAGAGCAAGGAAACTTGTCCTTTTTCACCGTTGATAACCGGGAATTCAGCATCTGGTGAAAAGCCCAACGTTGGTGCCGGTTCCACTTCAAAGTAGCGGTGCATTCCCGTCCAGTTACTTTCTTCATCTGTTCCCACAATAAAGCGGACCCGCTTATTAAACTTGGTCCCCTGGTCTTTCAAATATTTGAGGGCATAGTATGCCGCCATCCCGGGACCCTTATCATCGGAGGCCCCCCGACCATAGAGGTTACCATCCTTAATTACCGGATCAAAGGGGTCTGTATCCCACCCCTCCCCAGCAGGCATGACATCAACATGGGCCAAGATAGCCAGGGTGTCGTTACCTTCACCACATTCAGCGTAGCCGACCACGTTATCGATATTCTTGGTTTTAAAGCCATCTTGGTCAGCCATTTCTAAAAAGGCATTCAGTGCTTGGGCGGGGTGGGGCCCAAGCGGGTATTCATCCGTTGCCGCATCATCATCTCTAACACTTGGAATCTTCATTAATGAAATCAGATCCATCAAGTAGTCCTTCTTTTGGCTTTCTGCTGCCTTGAGCCAATCTGTCATAATTTATCCCTCCATCAAAGTAATCATTACCGCTAAAATAATGATACCATTAAAGCAAGCGTTACAAAATCTAAAGGAGACTTTTAAAATGAAAAAACTTTCCGATCAAATTCTTCACCAAGTAATCAAACCTCGTCCTGCCAACAGTTTTAAGGGAACCTTTGGTAAGGTCACCCTGGTAGGGGGCAATCGTAACTTTGGTGGGGCCATTATTATGGCCTCGACAGCTGCTGTATGTGCGGGGGCAGGCCTTGTGACAACGGCGACTGACGCCAGTAATTCCGGCGCCCTCCACTCCCAACTGCCGGAAGCAATGTTTGCTGATTTCACTAATGACAAGCAAGTTGCTGACCTTGTTAGCGCCGCAACGACGGTGGTTATCGGTCCTGGTCTTGGGGATGATAAAGCCAGTGAGCACATTCTCAAGAATGTTTTTTCCAGTGTCAAACCTGAGCAAAACCTAGTCATTGATGGTTCCGCCATTACTCTGATGGCTCGGGAAAATATTTCCCAGCCAGTAGCCAACGTAATCTACACGCCCCACGAAATGGAATGGCAGCGGCTCTCTGGCATTAAAATTGGTGAACAGACTGAGGAGAAGAACCGCGCCGTCCGTGATCAGCTCAACGCAATTGTTGTTCTCAAGAAGCACCACACAGAAATCTATACCGCTAATGAGGTTTACCAGTTAACAATTGGGACCCCCGCCCAGGCTGTCGGCGGAATGGGTGATACCCTGGCCGGAATGGTCGGTGGTTTCACCGCTGAATTTCACCAGGACGTTACCAAGGCCGTGCTGGCTGCCGTTTATGCTCACAGTGCAATTGCCGAGAAGATTGCGGAAAACCAATACATTGTTCTGCCCCACCAGATCAGTCGGGCTTTACCGACCTTTATGAAGAAGATGGAACAAGCACCAAGTGAACACCACATTGGCTTCTTGAATTAATTTCCCGGGAAACTAATTGCCAGAGGAAGTTGAATTCAGAAAGGCATTCGCGAATATGTCTTATCCGTGAAATAATTTTATATATGAAGCAATTTCCGGTATATGCAAAAGCCGCGGTTGATGAAAAATTTCCTCACCAACCGCGGCTTTTTAATCTAACGAATATGCAGTTTTTGCCGAATGGCTGCAGATCGGGGACCAATGATCTGGTCTGTCAAACGGAACTTGAGGGCGAGAAAGGCAAAGACACCAACACCCAGCATCACCCCTAAAATCAAGGCAAAAAAGGCCGTAAACCGACCATAAGGACTGACGAAGTGACCAATCAAGAGCATGAATGCTTTGGTAACGACGAACATAATGATTGAGTAACAGAGAATCTGGTTAGTGGGCTTGGACATCTTGTAAAAGTGAAGGCCAAATTCCATATTGAAAGAATGCAGAATCAGGTAGTCAATCACAAACATTGACAGGCAGGTTGCCAATAGTGGTCCCAGGCCTTGCAGAAGCATGATACACGGGTACTGTAAAAGAAGCTTAATGATAATGCCGATTCCCAAAAGCTTCATCATTCGCCGGTTTTCGGAAATTCCCTGCATCATAGCAGCGGCAACGGTATAAAGGCCCATCGGAATTGACACAAAGGCCGCAAATTGGAGGACCACGATCCCCGCCTGGTCATAACGGTAGAAAACCGTGTAAATCTGTTGGGCAACCGCTGCCAGACCGAGTGAAGCCGGAATCATTACAAAGTAGAAGAGCAGCAGGACGTTTTCAATCTGCTTTCTAATCCCTTGCAGGTCGTTTTGGGCCCGGGCCGTCGCCAATAGCGGAATAACCGTCGCGGCCATGGCTGCCGCTAGGGAAATAATAATCGTGTACAGCTTGTTGGCATTGAAGGCAAACAGGGCGTAAAGAATCGTTTCCTGGTAATGGGTAAAGTGACCAACCTGGAACAGCATGTGGGGGAAGGTAAACTGGTCAATTAGCTGGTAAACCGCCACCCCCGACTCAATGATAACAAACGGGATTGACTGGTAAACCATCCGGGCAATCAGCCCCATCGTTGATACCTGGAGGTTAGACTCTCCTTGACTAATCAGGTTGTTCATCTCTCGCCGGTGGCTCATCCAGGCCCAGGTCAGGACCACAATGGCCCCAATTGCCCCGATAAAAGCCGCAAAGGTCGACTGGGTAACGGCCGCTACCCAGCTTCCCTTCTGAATCTTCATAATCAGGTAGGTGGCCGCTAGCATGTAGACAACCCGAAAGACCTGTTCTACAAACTGAGACATGGCGGATGGTGCCATCCAGTTATACCCCTGTAAGAATCCCCGACTCATCGCTAGGGCAGGGATAATCAGCACAGCCCAAGCCAGTGAACGCACCACCGGAATGACGTTTTGATCGCCATTATCCATCATCGGGGCGGCAAACATCATCACTGTCGCACAGACGACCCCCATCGCTAGAGCGACGTACATGCTCGAAATATAAAGGCGTCGACTGACCCCGTATTCATTCAGCCCGTTATAATGGGCAACCATCTTAGAGATTGCGGAAGGCAATCCCGCCGTGGCAATAATTAAGAAGATGTTGTAAATGTTATACCCCTGTGCAAAGAGGGCGTTAGCTTCGTTACTGTAAGCACCAAGCCACGTTACCCAAGGGATAACGTAAACGGCACCTAAGATTCGCGAAGTGATACTTCCTACCGTCATCCAAGCAGAACCGCTCAGCATCTTTGATTGGGCGTCCTTATTCGGATTCACCACTTGCGAACCACCGTTATGTGTTTTAGTCATGATTCGTTAAATTCCTGCCTTCTTAAAAATAAACAATCCACACCATTTTAGCGTGAAACTTTGCGGGGCGCAATTTCTTTTCTCTTTTTTAAATTTTACTTAAGGGCTAGTACTGGTCCAAGTCGACCGTTACCAGCTTGACGGTGCTTTCCGGATGTTCCCGCTTCACTGCCGCTAGGTCACTTGCTTGGGGGGCCTTTTCAAAGTGGCCC contains these protein-coding regions:
- a CDS encoding glycoside hydrolase family 73 protein; its protein translation is MKRQFIIGLMAGLTVFGNASGVLAASVSEDAYLDARQAVLNRQLVDENQVKQRDDEYASAFLSALAQVGQVYEQAFRQGVSDGLQGHPAQPGGDDVAAVAYQRGFARGQDFRSGNQPAPSDGEVTTNGGMADNQLPESGPDSSEYPLKHPSPDQAAFIARIAKDAQRIGAEFDLYPSIVIAQAALESNWGTSDLAREPYHNLFGVKGAFQTRSVLQPTVEFDKEGHRHEIKDYFRWYDNDYQSLHDYAQTLEDPLYDGVHRRAAKSYRLATHALLGRYATDPHYDRKLNEIISNFQLTKYDHQPQRTAMHRPAVFKEPPMAPASSHEVKASRAHHPHRITWLSILGGAGSAGAITLLRRFALVK
- a CDS encoding NAD(P)H-hydrate dehydratase; its protein translation is MKKLSDQILHQVIKPRPANSFKGTFGKVTLVGGNRNFGGAIIMASTAAVCAGAGLVTTATDASNSGALHSQLPEAMFADFTNDKQVADLVSAATTVVIGPGLGDDKASEHILKNVFSSVKPEQNLVIDGSAITLMARENISQPVANVIYTPHEMEWQRLSGIKIGEQTEEKNRAVRDQLNAIVVLKKHHTEIYTANEVYQLTIGTPAQAVGGMGDTLAGMVGGFTAEFHQDVTKAVLAAVYAHSAIAEKIAENQYIVLPHQISRALPTFMKKMEQAPSEHHIGFLN
- a CDS encoding L,D-transpeptidase, which encodes MQLKARRLVIAIIAVVIVLLGVIMTWHQHTHFNRNTTVNGVAVGGMITDEAYQKVKATDRTNDVYLDGKLIYNGQASGSGITSSDKDKFVAAQKKQRTFFPSGKKQNVLVTPEHSSSQTAAMRDAVETAVQEMNKGRKAPVDAYAKLENGKISTIAAKKGNQYDTKNLLKQFDNKKNNGTVRLTAHYTQPLTADSKAVQNEKTKLKDLVNKKISYKVENEIYKLNSNDIITSATYQNGKYSFNTHAVNGQIAKINDKQATLGKSFKFRTHSGKEITTSDKGSYGWKISDQRAGQSLAQALADGKNMVNAKADIYGTGYNRRGTGYGVTANNGIGNTYVELSLADQHVWFYKNGKCVFDADVVTGSNTPGNRTPKGVWYIMYQQSPATLRGSNDDGSLYSSPVQYWSPFTDTGCGFHDASWRNNWSKTEYLTTTGGSHGCANMHPADAGTAYHDMEINEPVVIY
- a CDS encoding polysaccharide biosynthesis protein, producing MTKTHNGGSQVVNPNKDAQSKMLSGSAWMTVGSITSRILGAVYVIPWVTWLGAYSNEANALFAQGYNIYNIFLIIATAGLPSAISKMVAHYNGLNEYGVSRRLYISSMYVALAMGVVCATVMMFAAPMMDNGDQNVIPVVRSLAWAVLIIPALAMSRGFLQGYNWMAPSAMSQFVEQVFRVVYMLAATYLIMKIQKGSWVAAVTQSTFAAFIGAIGAIVVLTWAWMSHRREMNNLISQGESNLQVSTMGLIARMVYQSIPFVIIESGVAVYQLIDQFTFPHMLFQVGHFTHYQETILYALFAFNANKLYTIIISLAAAMAATVIPLLATARAQNDLQGIRKQIENVLLLFYFVMIPASLGLAAVAQQIYTVFYRYDQAGIVVLQFAAFVSIPMGLYTVAAAMMQGISENRRMMKLLGIGIIIKLLLQYPCIMLLQGLGPLLATCLSMFVIDYLILHSFNMEFGLHFYKMSKPTNQILCYSIIMFVVTKAFMLLIGHFVSPYGRFTAFFALILGVMLGVGVFAFLALKFRLTDQIIGPRSAAIRQKLHIR
- the pepV gene encoding dipeptidase PepV, with the protein product MTDWLKAAESQKKDYLMDLISLMKIPSVRDDDAATDEYPLGPHPAQALNAFLEMADQDGFKTKNIDNVVGYAECGEGNDTLAILAHVDVMPAGEGWDTDPFDPVIKDGNLYGRGASDDKGPGMAAYYALKYLKDQGTKFNKRVRFIVGTDEESNWTGMHRYFEVEPAPTLGFSPDAEFPVINGEKGQVSLLLSVPASNDGAYQLKSFKSGLRFNMVPREAVAVITAADNQQIRDDFARFVGENPISGNIAENGDELTITVIGKAAHGMEPEKGINAGTYLANFLDQYEFAKGAKNFIHFLGKYLHLDTRMDGFNGAFTDLVMGELTMNAGILKFDLENGGTINMNFRFPKGISPDQLQATVEKVATPLGITVKQGPAQAPHYVDPDDPIVKTLMRAYINQSGDKNAQPEVVGGGTYGRLMKRGVAFGALMPNTPNTMHQANEYQPVDDLIKSMAIYMEAIKNLVSD
- a CDS encoding universal stress protein, which codes for MTYQKILVGIDGSKQADMAFDKAVETAKLNKAQLFLLSVINGEKVPSGGPNGYSLVDRSIYQPAIDTMEKRLDEYKKTAESAGITDVVTEVKVGNAKLELAEDYPRKNDIDLIVIGATGLNMIGRLIVGSTAAYTIREAPCDVTVVKTDKNNKKVDVKKNSYLEI